In the Phaseolus vulgaris cultivar G19833 chromosome 7, P. vulgaris v2.0, whole genome shotgun sequence genome, one interval contains:
- the LOC137827651 gene encoding uncharacterized protein has translation MGFSTVILFVLLQSLSTTSDFLSPLMSPLSEDVCKEVECGKGACKPSNNGTLLFECDCDPGWRQTLSSHDDGFKFLPCVVPNCTLNHSCSNAPAPAQQKERKANESIFDACHWIDCGGGSCNKTSFFSYNCICDAGYYNILNATALPCFRECAFGLDCSNLGISMTNSSTAPPPPPLNENDSLILRGSSPWLLLLIIFVANVQLQ, from the exons ATGGGGTTCTCAACTGTcattctttttgttcttctgcAATCTCTTTCGACCACAAGTGATTTCCTATCTCCTCTGATGTCTCCATTATCTG AGGATGTGTGCAAAGAAGTGGAATGTGGAAAGGGAGCTTGCAAGCCTTCTAACAATGGCACTTTATTGTTTGAATGCGATTGCGATCCAGGTTGGAGGCAAACACTTTCTTCTCATGATGACGGCTTCAAGTTTCTTCCCTGCGTAGTTCCTAACT GTACTCTGAACCACTCTTGCTCCAATGCCCCTGCTCCTGCTcaacagaaagaaagaaaagctAATGAATCAATATTTGATG CTTGCCATTGGATTGATTGTGGAGGTGGCTCGTGCAACAAGACATCATTTTTCTCTTATAATTGCATCTGTGATGCTGGCTATTACAATATTCTCAATGCCACTGCTTTACCTTGCTTCAGAGAat GTGCTTTTGGTTTGGATTGCTCCAACCTTGGGATATCAATGACGAACTCATCCACagctccaccaccaccaccattgAATGAGAATG ATAGCTTAATTCTACGAGGAAGCTCCCCTTGGCTACTGCTACTGATTATATTCGTAGCCAATGTACAGTTGCAGTGA